A window of Deinococcus sp. HSC-46F16 contains these coding sequences:
- a CDS encoding tripartite tricarboxylate transporter permease, protein MEALTALAAGFGTALTPLNLLWALIGVTLGTLVGVLPGIGPALTVALLLPVTAQLPPVSAFIMFAGIYYGGMFGGSTTSILLNTPGESSSIITALEGNKMARRGRAPAALATAAIGSFVAGTLGTLLLTFAAPALADIAVQIPPAAKFALILLAFITVSATFSGSPLRGLISLLFGLTIGLIGTDLQSGQARFTLGRPELLDGIEFVTVVIGLFAIGETLYVASRYRRGGADVIRLAGNAHMSREDWRRSWKPWLRGTALGFPFGALPAGGAEVPTFLSYSLERRLTKHPEEFGQGAIEGVAGPEAANNAAAAGVLVPLLTLGLPTSATAAILLAAFQGYGLQPGPLLFVTNTELVWGLIASLYIGNVMLLALNLPLAPVWARLLLIPRPFLYAGILVFSTVGVYSLNNSVFDLLLLALFGLIGYGMRRFAFPVTPAIIGVVLGPSAESQFRTALQQSNGDFSIFVRQPLTAAILLIVVAALVLPALLRGRSRPA, encoded by the coding sequence ATGGAGGCCCTGACGGCCCTGGCGGCGGGTTTCGGGACCGCCCTCACGCCGCTGAACCTGCTGTGGGCCTTGATCGGCGTCACGCTGGGCACCCTGGTGGGGGTGCTGCCCGGCATCGGCCCGGCCCTCACGGTGGCGCTCTTGCTGCCCGTCACGGCGCAGCTTCCCCCGGTCAGCGCCTTCATCATGTTCGCGGGCATCTACTACGGCGGGATGTTCGGCGGCTCGACCACCAGCATCTTGCTGAACACGCCGGGCGAGTCGAGTTCGATCATCACCGCGCTGGAGGGCAACAAGATGGCCCGCCGGGGCCGGGCGCCCGCCGCGCTGGCGACGGCCGCCATCGGCTCCTTCGTGGCCGGGACGCTGGGCACGCTGCTGCTGACCTTCGCCGCGCCCGCCCTGGCCGACATCGCGGTGCAGATTCCCCCGGCGGCCAAGTTCGCGCTGATCCTGCTGGCGTTCATCACGGTCAGCGCGACCTTCAGCGGCTCCCCTCTGCGCGGATTGATCAGCCTCTTGTTCGGGCTGACCATCGGGCTGATCGGCACTGACCTCCAAAGTGGGCAGGCCCGCTTCACCCTGGGCCGTCCCGAACTGCTCGACGGCATCGAGTTCGTGACGGTGGTGATCGGCCTCTTTGCCATCGGGGAGACGCTGTACGTGGCGAGCCGCTACCGCCGGGGCGGGGCCGACGTGATCCGGCTGGCGGGCAATGCCCACATGTCGCGCGAGGACTGGCGGCGCAGTTGGAAACCCTGGCTGCGCGGCACGGCGCTGGGCTTTCCCTTCGGGGCGCTTCCGGCGGGCGGGGCGGAGGTGCCCACCTTCCTGAGCTACAGCTTGGAGCGGCGCCTGACCAAGCATCCAGAGGAATTCGGCCAGGGGGCCATCGAGGGCGTCGCCGGGCCGGAAGCCGCCAACAACGCGGCGGCGGCGGGCGTGCTCGTCCCGCTGCTGACCCTGGGCCTCCCGACGAGCGCGACGGCGGCGATCCTGCTGGCAGCCTTTCAGGGGTACGGGCTGCAACCCGGCCCGCTGCTCTTCGTGACGAACACCGAGCTGGTGTGGGGGTTGATCGCCTCGCTGTACATCGGCAACGTGATGCTGCTGGCGCTGAATCTCCCGCTGGCCCCGGTGTGGGCGCGGCTGCTCCTCATTCCGCGCCCCTTCCTGTACGCGGGCATCCTGGTGTTCTCGACGGTGGGCGTCTACTCACTGAACAACAGCGTCTTCGACCTGCTGCTGCTGGCCCTTTTCGGGCTGATCGGCTACGGGATGCGCCGCTTCGCCTTCCCGGTCACGCCCGCCATCATCGGGGTGGTGCTGGGGCCGAGCGCGGAGTCGCAGTTCCGCACCGCCCTGCAACAGAGCAACGGCGACTTCAGCATCTTCGTGCGCCAACCACTGACCGCTGCCATTCTGCTGATCGTGGTGGCAGCGCTGGTGCTGCCCGCGCTGCTGCGGGGACGGAGCCGTCCGGCCTGA
- a CDS encoding tripartite tricarboxylate transporter TctB family protein has protein sequence MTTPPSRRASRPAVSLPDLLVALGVTLLGLLLLLGSLHIPFGINAVVGPRVFPLIVSVGLIVLGAVLTLNVLRGERAEPASEEDTDPDAPVRLGPPALILGGLVVGALLLPSLGFVPGTALMYVSVATALGERRWLLVVGVALALSLITYLVFTRGLGLTLPAGVLRGVL, from the coding sequence ATGACGACCCCTCCGTCCCGCCGGGCCTCCCGCCCGGCGGTCAGTCTGCCTGACCTCCTCGTCGCCTTGGGGGTTACCCTGCTGGGCCTGCTGCTGCTGCTGGGCAGCCTGCACATCCCCTTCGGCATCAACGCGGTGGTTGGCCCCCGCGTCTTCCCCCTGATCGTGAGCGTGGGCCTGATCGTCCTGGGCGCCGTCCTCACGCTGAACGTCCTGCGCGGCGAGCGGGCCGAACCCGCCAGCGAGGAGGACACCGACCCCGACGCGCCCGTGCGTCTGGGTCCCCCCGCCCTGATTCTGGGGGGGCTGGTGGTGGGCGCCCTGCTCCTGCCCTCCCTGGGGTTCGTGCCCGGCACGGCCCTGATGTATGTCAGCGTGGCCACCGCGCTGGGTGAGCGGCGCTGGCTCCTCGTGGTGGGGGTCGCGCTGGCCCTCTCGCTGATCACGTACCTGGTCTTCACGCGGGGCCTGGGGCTGACCCTGCCTGCCGGGGTGCTGCGGGGGGTGCTGTAG
- a CDS encoding tripartite tricarboxylate transporter substrate binding protein yields the protein MKKVLSLALLLSLAPLTAAQSLSGLRIMAPASPGGGWDQTSRAIQTVLQNQGIVRPVQVYNVPGAGGTIGLAQLYNARGDDKLLMTMGLVMVGAVQTNASRVDLSRVTPIARLTGEYEVVVVPAASPYRTMRDLTAAWKANPGAVAFAGGSAGGTDHMLVGLLAQAAGVDPRKMNYVPFSGGGEALAALLGNQVAAGVAGYGEFEAQIKAGRLRLLGISAPKRQAGISAPTFKEQGLNVELANWRGIVAPPGISASEKAALVAAMDRLHASKAWKDILKERNWTDLYLSGNKFDVFLKLEANRARNILRDIGLIK from the coding sequence ATGAAGAAAGTGCTTTCGCTGGCGCTGCTCCTGTCCCTCGCGCCGCTCACGGCGGCCCAGTCGCTTTCGGGCCTGCGAATCATGGCCCCGGCCAGTCCGGGGGGCGGGTGGGACCAGACCTCCCGCGCCATCCAGACCGTGCTGCAAAATCAGGGGATCGTGCGGCCCGTGCAGGTGTACAACGTGCCGGGAGCGGGCGGCACCATCGGCCTGGCGCAGCTTTACAACGCGCGGGGGGACGACAAGCTGCTGATGACGATGGGCCTGGTGATGGTGGGGGCGGTGCAGACCAACGCCAGCCGGGTGGACCTGTCGCGGGTCACGCCCATCGCGCGGCTCACCGGGGAATACGAGGTGGTCGTGGTGCCCGCCGCCAGCCCCTACCGCACCATGCGTGACCTGACGGCGGCCTGGAAGGCCAATCCCGGCGCGGTCGCCTTCGCGGGCGGGAGCGCTGGGGGCACCGACCACATGCTGGTCGGCCTGCTCGCCCAGGCGGCGGGCGTGGACCCCCGCAAGATGAACTACGTGCCCTTCAGCGGCGGGGGCGAGGCCCTGGCCGCCCTGCTGGGCAACCAGGTTGCGGCGGGCGTGGCGGGTTACGGCGAGTTCGAGGCCCAGATCAAGGCTGGGCGCCTGCGCCTGCTGGGCATCAGTGCGCCCAAGCGCCAGGCGGGCATCTCGGCCCCCACCTTCAAGGAGCAGGGCCTGAACGTGGAACTCGCCAACTGGCGCGGGATCGTGGCACCCCCCGGCATCAGCGCCTCGGAGAAGGCCGCGCTGGTTGCCGCGATGGACCGTCTGCACGCCAGCAAGGCCTGGAAGGACATCCTCAAGGAACGCAACTGGACCGACCTGTACCTCAGTGGAAACAAGTTCGACGTGTTCCTCAAGCTGGAGGCCAACCGGGCGCGGAACATCCTGCGGGACATCGGGCTGATCAAGTGA
- a CDS encoding sensor histidine kinase, protein MTLLLVGVQTSYLYGQARQQLGERALTASRLVAGLPNVIRGAERGQQDPALNAAVEVLRSAAGADFIVVGNRQGIRLAHPVQERLGRPMEGGDNAAPLAGREGVSVARGSLGLSVRGKVPIWAGGTPGGQVVGVVSTGYLMPQAWSLVRQALRSLAPWVLLALALGLAGAVWAARTLRAQILNLEPEQIAALVGQQRAVLAALREGVIAVDATGALTLASERAAEALGRPPLPSPLKGVWAELWAHLRGTGGARQQNVELTLCGQPVLVNVEPLERGGVVASFRDRAEALALADELTHARGFVDVLRAQTHEYQNRLHVLSGLLQLGRPDEARRVLDSEIEQGAQFRQLLRDIQVPRLVALLAGKRERAQELGVTFEVVPGSSLSAAWERHADLLVTAVGNLTDNAFEALGGRPGTVRVSVGEDPEGAQIEVEDSGPGVRDDLAARLFLRGASSKGEGRGYGLAGVHARVAALGGEIRHTRRAGHTVFQVDLPPPRLTPRETP, encoded by the coding sequence ATGACCCTGCTGCTGGTGGGGGTGCAGACCTCCTACCTGTACGGTCAGGCCCGGCAGCAACTGGGGGAACGGGCGCTGACCGCCAGCCGCCTGGTGGCCGGGCTGCCCAACGTGATCCGGGGCGCCGAGCGGGGACAGCAGGACCCGGCCCTGAACGCGGCGGTAGAAGTCTTGCGATCGGCGGCGGGAGCCGACTTCATCGTGGTGGGCAACCGTCAGGGCATCCGGCTGGCCCATCCGGTCCAGGAGCGGCTGGGGCGGCCGATGGAGGGAGGGGACAACGCCGCGCCGCTGGCGGGCCGCGAGGGGGTCAGCGTGGCGCGGGGCAGCCTGGGCCTGAGCGTGCGCGGCAAGGTGCCGATCTGGGCTGGGGGCACGCCGGGCGGGCAGGTCGTGGGGGTGGTCAGCACCGGCTACCTGATGCCGCAGGCGTGGTCGCTGGTGCGGCAGGCCCTGCGGAGCCTGGCCCCCTGGGTGCTGCTGGCGCTGGCGCTGGGGCTGGCAGGCGCGGTCTGGGCCGCCCGCACCCTCCGCGCCCAGATCCTGAACCTCGAACCCGAGCAGATCGCCGCGCTGGTGGGGCAGCAGCGGGCGGTGCTGGCGGCGCTGCGCGAGGGAGTGATCGCCGTGGACGCCACGGGCGCCCTCACCCTGGCGAGCGAGCGGGCGGCCGAGGCGCTGGGCCGCCCCCCGCTGCCGTCCCCGCTGAAGGGGGTCTGGGCCGAACTCTGGGCGCACCTGCGCGGCACGGGCGGCGCCCGGCAGCAGAACGTGGAACTCACCCTGTGCGGGCAGCCGGTGCTGGTGAATGTCGAGCCGCTGGAGCGCGGCGGGGTGGTCGCCAGCTTCCGGGACCGCGCCGAGGCCCTCGCGCTGGCCGACGAGCTGACGCACGCCCGCGGCTTCGTGGACGTGCTGCGGGCACAGACCCACGAGTACCAGAACCGCCTGCATGTGTTGTCTGGCCTGTTGCAACTCGGCCGCCCGGACGAGGCGCGGCGGGTCCTCGACTCGGAAATCGAGCAGGGAGCGCAGTTCCGGCAACTCCTGCGCGACATCCAGGTGCCCCGGCTGGTCGCGCTGCTGGCGGGCAAGCGCGAGCGGGCGCAGGAACTGGGCGTCACCTTCGAGGTCGTGCCCGGCAGCAGCCTCTCGGCCGCCTGGGAGCGGCACGCCGACCTGCTGGTGACGGCGGTGGGCAACCTCACCGACAACGCCTTCGAGGCGCTGGGGGGCCGCCCCGGCACCGTGCGGGTTTCGGTGGGCGAGGACCCCGAGGGCGCCCAGATCGAGGTCGAGGACTCCGGCCCCGGCGTGCGGGACGACCTCGCCGCCCGGCTCTTCCTGCGGGGGGCGAGCAGCAAGGGCGAGGGCCGGGGCTACGGGCTGGCGGGCGTCCACGCCCGCGTGGCGGCCCTGGGCGGTGAGATCCGGCACACCCGCCGGGCCGGGCACACCGTGTTTCAGGTCGACCTGCCGCCCCCCCGCCTGACCCCCCGGGAGACGCCGTGA
- a CDS encoding response regulator: MTPVRVLLVEDDLRVARVNRDLLERDPGVHVVGSAVTLAQARALVTALSPDLILLDVHLPDGSGLRLLQEWRAGGLTTDVALITAADDEASVRLALAGGAFDYLIKPFTGARLAEVVARHRTRRLPPGTLEQAQLDRLLGGGRGTPEPLPRGIDPHTLERVSGVLGGSDSPLSAEEVGDRTQLSRVTAWRYLEFLVRQGRARLEHQYGLGGRPAKLYRAASPPVPGERAPG, translated from the coding sequence GTGACCCCGGTGCGGGTCCTGCTCGTCGAGGACGACCTGCGGGTGGCGCGGGTGAACCGGGACCTGCTGGAGCGTGATCCCGGCGTGCATGTCGTCGGGAGCGCCGTCACACTGGCGCAGGCCCGGGCGCTGGTGACCGCCCTGTCGCCCGACCTGATCCTGCTCGACGTGCACCTGCCGGACGGCAGCGGCCTGCGCCTCTTGCAGGAGTGGCGGGCCGGGGGCCTGACGACCGACGTGGCGCTGATCACGGCCGCCGACGACGAGGCCTCGGTGCGCCTTGCCCTGGCCGGGGGCGCCTTCGACTACCTGATCAAGCCCTTCACGGGAGCGCGGCTGGCCGAGGTGGTCGCCCGGCACCGGACCCGCCGCCTGCCGCCGGGCACGCTGGAGCAGGCGCAGCTCGACCGGCTGCTGGGAGGCGGGCGGGGAACGCCCGAGCCCCTGCCGCGCGGCATCGACCCGCACACCCTGGAGCGGGTCTCAGGGGTGCTGGGTGGGTCCGACTCGCCCCTCAGCGCGGAGGAGGTGGGCGACCGGACCCAGCTCTCGCGGGTCACGGCCTGGCGGTACCTGGAATTCCTGGTTCGCCAGGGCCGCGCCCGGCTGGAGCACCAGTACGGCCTGGGGGGCCGCCCCGCCAAGCTCTACCGCGCCGCGTCACCGCCGGTCCCCGGGGAGCGGGCACCAGGGTAA
- a CDS encoding recombinase family protein — MRTAAAHASALRGQGLSLRAVAAQLEACGVQTRQGGPWNAVQVKRVLGRQKLNPPDTIA; from the coding sequence ATGCGCACCGCCGCGGCTCACGCAAGCGCCCTTCGTGGTCAAGGTTTGAGCCTCCGGGCCGTGGCCGCTCAACTCGAGGCCTGTGGCGTCCAAACCCGTCAGGGTGGGCCTTGGAATGCGGTGCAAGTGAAACGTGTCCTGGGCAGACAGAAGTTGAATCCGCCTGACACAATTGCATGA
- a CDS encoding type II toxin-antitoxin system PemK/MazF family toxin, protein MTAALTPGAVFVADFPEHDPSGHEQEGSRPAVLVGLPTNAGRPRFPVLMLAPATTFRGQAWVTAAPDLCPVLRAGVGGLRVNSVALVDQTRALDASRVFRYLGTLAPEDYAPVRAAVRLIFDL, encoded by the coding sequence GTGACGGCGGCCCTGACGCCCGGCGCGGTGTTCGTGGCGGACTTCCCCGAGCACGACCCCAGCGGACACGAGCAGGAAGGCTCCCGGCCCGCCGTTCTGGTGGGGTTGCCCACGAATGCGGGACGGCCCCGCTTCCCAGTGTTGATGCTGGCCCCGGCCACGACTTTTCGGGGGCAGGCGTGGGTGACGGCCGCCCCCGACCTCTGCCCGGTCCTGCGGGCCGGAGTTGGTGGCCTGCGGGTGAACTCGGTGGCCCTGGTGGACCAGACCCGTGCCCTCGACGCTTCACGGGTGTTCCGCTACCTGGGCACCCTGGCGCCGGAGGACTACGCCCCGGTTCGGGCGGCCGTGCGGTTGATCTTCGACCTTTGA
- a CDS encoding type IIL restriction-modification enzyme MmeI, with translation MAEGSDERRGCDLRTPHNVLDRAVEPLYGLKAGSTKAQHLGVLLAQYQQLVPTLESQTKPAKARRKGASAQASPSSRLRRAGPVPGKMLPVYERSSSPSGTTWPRMA, from the coding sequence ATGGCTGAGGGATCTGATGAGAGAAGGGGGTGTGACCTCCGCACCCCTCACAACGTCCTCGACCGCGCCGTGGAACCTCTATATGGCCTCAAGGCAGGCAGCACCAAGGCCCAGCACCTGGGCGTACTGCTGGCCCAGTACCAGCAGCTCGTGCCCACTTTGGAGAGTCAGACGAAGCCTGCCAAGGCCCGCCGAAAGGGGGCGAGCGCTCAGGCATCACCGTCCTCACGCCTGAGAAGAGCAGGCCCCGTTCCTGGTAAGATGTTGCCAGTATACGAACGGTCCAGTTCACCCTCCGGCACTACCTGGCCGCGCATGGCCTGA
- a CDS encoding phosphotransferase, with the protein MSLSPGATPPAVPLALLEEVITTYDLPGPVSLAWLRRGFNDHYEVTAGAARFILRVYLPDKPYIRSPSDFQAEVDALNVFATEGLPVSAPVPDRHGALLKVLDTDGQRRPLALFTYAHGEERHGRDFTETAARDLGTTLAQLHLVADERNLGQGRYTLDEEFLVDRPIAALRRALGPDADGLEAYGKTLKAGLRNLPRAQGAFGFIHGDLHTGNLRVEQGRCTVFDFDHGGQGWRAYDLAVLRMSLPDGPWAALLEAYRSVRPFSAEEEEALPLLARVRELWDPGDFLAMLYTGAWGPPTLPEKGLERIRTQVQGWLDVGSGTSPEERS; encoded by the coding sequence GTGAGTCTGTCTCCCGGGGCCACGCCCCCAGCGGTGCCGCTCGCGCTGCTGGAAGAGGTCATCACCACCTATGACCTGCCTGGCCCGGTGAGTCTGGCCTGGTTGCGCCGCGGTTTCAACGACCACTACGAGGTCACGGCCGGTGCGGCCCGCTTTATCCTGCGCGTCTACCTGCCGGACAAACCCTACATCCGGAGCCCGAGCGACTTTCAGGCAGAGGTCGACGCCTTGAACGTCTTTGCCACGGAGGGCCTCCCGGTCAGCGCCCCGGTGCCCGACCGGCATGGGGCTCTCCTCAAGGTGCTGGACACGGATGGACAGCGCCGTCCCCTCGCCCTCTTCACCTATGCCCACGGCGAGGAACGGCACGGGCGGGACTTCACGGAGACGGCGGCCAGGGACCTGGGCACGACCCTGGCCCAGCTCCACCTGGTGGCAGACGAGCGAAACCTCGGGCAAGGCCGCTACACCCTGGATGAAGAGTTCCTCGTCGACCGCCCCATCGCTGCCCTGCGCCGCGCCCTAGGACCGGACGCCGACGGCCTGGAAGCTTACGGGAAGACCCTGAAGGCTGGCCTCCGGAACCTTCCCCGTGCCCAGGGAGCGTTCGGGTTCATTCACGGGGACCTGCACACGGGAAACCTGCGGGTGGAGCAGGGCCGATGCACAGTGTTCGACTTCGACCATGGAGGGCAAGGCTGGCGGGCCTATGACCTGGCGGTGTTGAGGATGAGTCTCCCGGATGGACCGTGGGCGGCCCTTCTGGAGGCGTACCGCTCCGTCCGCCCCTTCAGTGCAGAGGAGGAAGAGGCCCTGCCGCTGCTGGCCCGGGTTCGGGAACTGTGGGATCCGGGAGACTTTCTCGCGATGCTCTACACCGGGGCGTGGGGACCACCCACCCTCCCGGAGAAGGGGCTCGAACGGATCCGGACCCAGGTTCAGGGATGGCTGGACGTCGGCAGCGGAACCTCTCCAGAAGAGCGGTCCTGA
- a CDS encoding excalibur calcium-binding domain-containing protein yields the protein MRKGCSEPGHDVLGTCQLLLRRSEPLMACFHVAEDDNLPPLRAPGSAEVTGQAALCGGRGGATPTPRPQPAPAPVTPPPSSMYCPNCAAARAAGMAPVRVGQPGYGRHFDRDGVGCE from the coding sequence ATGCGGAAGGGGTGTTCAGAGCCCGGGCATGACGTGTTAGGAACTTGTCAGCTTCTCCTGAGGAGATCCGAGCCACTGATGGCGTGCTTCCACGTCGCTGAGGACGACAACCTGCCACCCCTGCGAGCACCCGGCTCGGCAGAGGTGACCGGGCAGGCAGCCTTGTGCGGAGGACGCGGGGGTGCGACGCCGACTCCCAGACCCCAACCGGCTCCTGCGCCCGTCACGCCTCCACCGTCGAGCATGTATTGCCCGAACTGTGCGGCCGCCCGTGCGGCGGGAATGGCCCCGGTGCGGGTGGGGCAGCCGGGGTATGGGCGGCACTTTGACCGCGATGGGGTGGGGTGCGAGTGA
- a CDS encoding DUF4397 domain-containing protein produces the protein MRTPKFLKSLLLSTLLTAAVVTPAASATPAYFSNQSGQSGVVDVYVDGRLVFDNVFPNSVMMFPRDLTSGTHQVVVTPFFLSPGEQDILHTAVTIAENGTYTLLLGEVEDELGRSSLDISVYSGDVQSGASQEAWSSQDTDIEAAGM, from the coding sequence ATGCGTACTCCCAAGTTTCTGAAGTCCCTGCTGCTGTCCACCCTCCTGACCGCCGCCGTGGTGACGCCCGCGGCTTCGGCCACGCCTGCCTACTTCTCCAATCAGTCTGGTCAGAGCGGTGTGGTGGACGTCTACGTGGACGGACGGCTGGTCTTCGACAACGTCTTTCCCAACTCGGTGATGATGTTTCCCCGTGACCTTACTTCCGGGACCCACCAGGTCGTCGTGACCCCCTTCTTCCTATCTCCTGGGGAGCAGGACATCCTGCACACGGCGGTCACGATCGCAGAAAACGGCACCTACACCCTGCTGCTGGGTGAGGTCGAGGATGAATTGGGCCGGTCCTCGCTGGACATCTCGGTCTACAGTGGCGACGTGCAGAGTGGTGCATCTCAGGAGGCGTGGAGCAGCCAAGACACCGATATCGAAGCCGCGGGGATGTGA
- a CDS encoding response regulator transcription factor, which translates to MKNILIVEDNPGVRDMVREYLTEHGYQVRVASNGAEGLLEARHHRPDLVLLDVMMPGMDGLEFLRRFRATEGVPVIFLTAKDTELDKVLGLELGADDYVTKPFSMAELLARVRAHLRRSQETPAGTVLRAGELELDATSRLFHVRGQRAELTRSEFELMTAFLRAPGRVFSRSELLEQLQEEALGSERTIDVHVRNLRTKIEEQPGQPRIIETVFGVGYRLNPGPER; encoded by the coding sequence ATGAAAAACATCCTGATCGTGGAGGACAACCCCGGTGTGCGGGACATGGTGCGCGAGTACCTCACCGAGCACGGGTATCAGGTCCGGGTGGCCTCGAATGGCGCCGAGGGGCTGCTCGAGGCCAGGCACCACCGGCCCGACCTGGTGCTCCTCGACGTCATGATGCCCGGCATGGATGGCCTGGAATTCTTGCGCCGCTTCCGGGCCACCGAGGGGGTGCCGGTCATCTTTCTGACGGCCAAGGACACGGAACTCGACAAGGTGCTGGGGCTGGAGCTGGGGGCCGACGACTACGTCACCAAGCCCTTTTCCATGGCCGAATTGCTCGCACGCGTCCGGGCGCACCTGCGCCGCAGCCAGGAGACTCCGGCGGGTACGGTCCTGCGGGCTGGGGAACTCGAACTCGACGCCACATCGCGCCTCTTTCACGTTCGGGGCCAGCGGGCAGAGCTGACCCGCTCGGAGTTCGAGTTGATGACGGCCTTTCTGCGGGCGCCAGGCCGAGTCTTTTCGCGGAGCGAGCTGCTGGAACAATTGCAGGAAGAAGCCCTTGGGTCCGAGCGCACCATCGACGTACATGTGCGGAACCTGCGCACCAAAATCGAGGAGCAGCCGGGACAGCCCCGGATCATCGAGACGGTGTTCGGCGTGGGCTACCGCCTGAATCCTGGGCCGGAGCGGTGA
- a CDS encoding ATP-binding protein yields the protein MKRPFWQTLAWRLTLAFVLVSAVTLGTVGLISAATTRSEFNALLGAQAREALAAEVQAYVRESGTVSGFRPTPPARQDGENGPPQPGPGNGNREVRSPWLVLDPQRRAVFPTRDVPQGGQVSGRPETPVTLNGEVVAYVVPSGMGLTPDRRGEEFLARTVSAIGWAMLGATLLAAAMGLLLSRTLLRPLRELLGGIRTLQRGQEPAPMRVARRDEFGEVLTAFGEMHREVVRQQQARRQLTADIAHDLNTPLSVIAGTLEAILDGTFKPTPERLGRLHRETQHVAQLVNDLRFLSLADAGELPIHRQPTDLGEVITEAVGNVREVAAQKGVALRAAVPSVTLTADLDRVRIRQVIHNLLNNALAHTPPGGEVTVQAQAGPQGLRVTVQDTGSGIAPEHLPHVFGRLYRADPSRSVGGSGLGLSICKSIVEAHGGHIELSSAPDQGTAVTFTVPLT from the coding sequence GTGAAACGGCCCTTCTGGCAGACCCTGGCGTGGCGCCTGACACTGGCCTTCGTGCTGGTCAGTGCGGTCACGCTGGGGACGGTCGGCCTGATTTCAGCGGCGACCACGCGCTCGGAATTCAATGCCCTGCTCGGAGCGCAGGCCCGCGAGGCGCTGGCTGCGGAGGTGCAGGCGTACGTGCGGGAGAGCGGCACCGTGAGCGGCTTCCGGCCTACACCTCCTGCCCGGCAGGACGGGGAGAACGGGCCACCCCAGCCGGGACCGGGGAACGGCAACCGGGAAGTGCGCAGTCCTTGGCTCGTGCTGGATCCCCAGCGACGGGCGGTGTTCCCCACGCGGGACGTCCCGCAGGGCGGCCAAGTTTCGGGGCGTCCCGAAACCCCCGTGACCCTGAACGGCGAGGTGGTGGCCTACGTGGTGCCCTCGGGGATGGGCCTGACCCCAGACCGGCGCGGGGAGGAATTCCTGGCGCGAACAGTCAGCGCCATCGGCTGGGCCATGCTGGGCGCCACCCTGCTTGCGGCCGCAATGGGCCTGCTGCTCTCCCGCACCCTGTTGCGACCCCTGCGCGAACTGCTGGGGGGCATCCGGACCCTGCAACGTGGGCAGGAACCTGCCCCCATGCGGGTGGCCCGCCGGGACGAGTTCGGGGAAGTTCTCACCGCTTTCGGAGAGATGCACCGGGAGGTCGTGCGTCAGCAGCAGGCCCGGCGGCAACTGACTGCCGACATCGCCCACGACCTCAACACGCCGCTGTCGGTGATCGCTGGAACGCTGGAAGCCATTCTGGACGGCACCTTCAAGCCGACCCCCGAACGTCTGGGGCGGCTACACCGCGAGACCCAGCATGTGGCGCAACTGGTCAATGACCTGCGCTTCCTGTCCCTGGCCGACGCGGGCGAGTTGCCGATTCACCGGCAGCCGACTGACCTGGGCGAGGTCATCACCGAGGCCGTTGGCAATGTCCGGGAGGTGGCGGCCCAGAAGGGCGTGGCGTTGCGGGCCGCCGTGCCAAGCGTGACCCTGACCGCCGACCTGGACCGCGTGCGCATCCGGCAGGTCATCCACAACCTGCTGAACAACGCCCTGGCCCACACGCCCCCCGGAGGTGAGGTCACCGTCCAAGCCCAGGCAGGACCTCAAGGCCTGCGGGTCACCGTGCAGGACACCGGGAGCGGGATCGCCCCGGAGCATCTGCCGCACGTGTTCGGCCGCCTGTACCGGGCCGATCCCTCCCGCAGCGTGGGCGGCAGCGGCCTGGGCCTGAGCATCTGCAAGTCCATCGTGGAAGCGCACGGCGGGCACATCGAGCTCAGCAGCGCACCTGACCAGGGCACGGCGGTGACCTTCACGGTGCCGCTGACCTAG